From Oncorhynchus tshawytscha isolate Ot180627B linkage group LG27, Otsh_v2.0, whole genome shotgun sequence, a single genomic window includes:
- the LOC112234118 gene encoding hepatic leukemia factor-like: MEKMARPVPLNSSFQTPTNGVLKSLLENPMKLPFHHEGFGKEKNEKEKKLDEEGGANTPQSAFLGPTLWDKTLPYDGDNFQLEYMDLEEFLSENGIPANPAQNNQNQPQQSRQPTIQQVSPAPPIPSVVDLSSHATTSVHTAMVTQNCLQSPPARAVLPSAARNTPSPIDPESIQVPVGYEPDPADLALSSVPGQEMFDPRKRKFAPEELKPQPMIKKARKIFIPEDLKDDKYWARRRKNNVAAKRSRDARRLKENQIAIRAGFLEKENGALRSEVADLRKELGRTKNIVAKYEARHGPL, encoded by the exons ATGGAGAAAATGGCCAGACCTGTTCCTTTAAACTCATCTTTCCAAACTCCAACTAATGGCGTACTGAAATCCCTGTTGGAGAATCCAATGAAGCTGCCATTTCATCATGAAG GTTTTGGAAAAGAgaagaatgagaaagagaaaaagtTGGATGAGGAAGGCGGTGCCAATACTCCACAGTCGGCCTTCCTAGGGCCAACTCTGTGGGACAAGACCTTGCCATATGATGGGGACAACTTTCAGCTAGAGTACATGGACCTGGAAGAGTTTCTGTCAGAGAATGGCATCCCCGCAAACCCAGCTCAGAATAACCAAAATCAGCCACAGCAGTCCCGGCAGCCCACTATCCAGCAGGTTTCCCCAGCACCCCCCATACCTTCTGTGGTCGACCTCAGCAGCCACGCCACTACCTCCGTTCATACAGCCATGGTCACCCAGAATTGTCTCCAGAGCCCCCCAGCCAGAGCAG TGCTGCCCTCAGCTGCCAGGAACACCCCCAGCCCCATCGATCCAGAGTCTATTCAAGTTCCAGTGGGCTACGAGCCCGACCCTGCAGACCTGGCTCTGTCCAGCGTACCCGGACAGGAGATGTTTGACCCCCGAAAACGCAAGTTCGCCCCAGAGGAGCTCAAACCACAGCCCATGATAAAAAAGGCACGCAAGATCTTCATCCCCGAAGATCTCAAG GATGACAAGTACTGGGCCAGACGCAGAAAGAACAACGTAGCAGCCAAAAGATCACGAGATGCCAGGCGACTGAAGGAGAACCAAATTGCCATCCGGGCTGGCTTCCTAGAGAAGGAGAACGGTGCACTTCGCTCAGAGGTGGCCGACTTGAGGAAGGAACTGGGTCGCACCAAAAACATTGTGGCCAAATACGAGGCTCGGCATGGGCCCCTGTGA
- the LOC112234119 gene encoding monocyte to macrophage differentiation factor-like isoform X2, with protein MKRVNSLQRFMNRRASANCRYQPTCYEHAANCYTHALLIVPAIVGMALLHRLSDDRWEKITAWVYGMGLCALFLVSTVFHIITWKKSHMRSVEHCFHMCDRVVIYFFIAASYTPWLNLRELGPLAVHMRWFVWLMAAAGTIYVFNYHEKYKVVELAFYLTMGFFPALVVTSMNNTDGLYELACGGLIYCLGVIFFKSDGVIPFAHAIWHVFVALAAAVHYYAIWKYLYRSPPANTIRDA; from the exons ATGAAGAGAGTGAACAGCCTTCAAAG GTTCATGAACAGGCGGGCCAGTGCTAACTGCCGCTACCAGCCCACCTGCTATGAGCATGCTGCAAACTGCTATACTCACGCG CTACTCATCGTACCAGCCATTGTGGGCATGGCCCTGCTGCACCGTCTCTCAGATGACCGCTGGGAGAAGATCACAGCCTGGGTGTACGGCATGGGCCTGTGTGCCCTCTTCCTGGTCTCCACTGTGTTCCACATCATCACCTGGAAGAAGAGCCACATGAG GTCTGTGGAGCACTGCTTTCATATGTGTGATAGAGTGGTCATCTATTTCTTCATCGCTGCCTCCTACACACCATG GTTGAATCTTCGTGAGCTTGGCCCACTCGCAGTTCACATGCGTTGGTTTGTATGGCTAATGGCTGCAGCAGGAACGATATACGTCTTCAACTACCACGAAAA GTATAAAGTTGTTGAGCTTGCCTTCTATTTGACTATGGGTTTTTTCCCTGCGTTGGTTGTGACATCAATG AACAACACTGATGGACTGTACGAGTTGGCCTGTGGGGGACTCATCTATTGCCTGGGCGTGATCTTCTTCAAGTCGGACGGGGTCATCCCGTTTGCCCATGCCATCTGGCACGTGTTTGTGGCGCTGGCTGCAGCCGTGCACTACTACGCTATCTGGAAGTACCTCTACAGGAGTCCCCCTGCTAATACTATTCGGGACGCCTGA
- the LOC112234119 gene encoding monocyte to macrophage differentiation factor-like isoform X1: MLGLDLQKTSLRRFMNRRASANCRYQPTCYEHAANCYTHALLIVPAIVGMALLHRLSDDRWEKITAWVYGMGLCALFLVSTVFHIITWKKSHMRSVEHCFHMCDRVVIYFFIAASYTPWLNLRELGPLAVHMRWFVWLMAAAGTIYVFNYHEKYKVVELAFYLTMGFFPALVVTSMNNTDGLYELACGGLIYCLGVIFFKSDGVIPFAHAIWHVFVALAAAVHYYAIWKYLYRSPPANTIRDA, from the exons ATGCTAGGATTGGACCTGCAGAAGACCAGTCTGAGACG GTTCATGAACAGGCGGGCCAGTGCTAACTGCCGCTACCAGCCCACCTGCTATGAGCATGCTGCAAACTGCTATACTCACGCG CTACTCATCGTACCAGCCATTGTGGGCATGGCCCTGCTGCACCGTCTCTCAGATGACCGCTGGGAGAAGATCACAGCCTGGGTGTACGGCATGGGCCTGTGTGCCCTCTTCCTGGTCTCCACTGTGTTCCACATCATCACCTGGAAGAAGAGCCACATGAG GTCTGTGGAGCACTGCTTTCATATGTGTGATAGAGTGGTCATCTATTTCTTCATCGCTGCCTCCTACACACCATG GTTGAATCTTCGTGAGCTTGGCCCACTCGCAGTTCACATGCGTTGGTTTGTATGGCTAATGGCTGCAGCAGGAACGATATACGTCTTCAACTACCACGAAAA GTATAAAGTTGTTGAGCTTGCCTTCTATTTGACTATGGGTTTTTTCCCTGCGTTGGTTGTGACATCAATG AACAACACTGATGGACTGTACGAGTTGGCCTGTGGGGGACTCATCTATTGCCTGGGCGTGATCTTCTTCAAGTCGGACGGGGTCATCCCGTTTGCCCATGCCATCTGGCACGTGTTTGTGGCGCTGGCTGCAGCCGTGCACTACTACGCTATCTGGAAGTACCTCTACAGGAGTCCCCCTGCTAATACTATTCGGGACGCCTGA